The following coding sequences lie in one Zingiber officinale cultivar Zhangliang chromosome 2B, Zo_v1.1, whole genome shotgun sequence genomic window:
- the LOC122045870 gene encoding protein virilizer homolog, whose translation MKKAQDMGRSEPCILFAQSFVHSQLDEYVDEVIFAEPVVITACEFVEQNASPSAPNVSLIGATSPPSFALEIFVHCEGESRFRRLCQPFLYSHSSSNVLEVEAIVTNHLVVRGSYRSLTLIVYGNTAEDLGQFNIGFDMDNSLANVVCSPSEGKLEDLPPALHSNKLLFVEPTASLKFMSLPFTKFKVSPHLKQFLLLAVKLSEVPDVENQLSEIVGNVVSAVLSCVRNMSSTSTFYWDQNMELGITDYKRDSEKLNDAVPQASKELLELGRFKGVFTDNWSPDDIAGSETAEALISDLLIGMFNKFDTFKSTLNAELQLVSQNKQMILLLGLALLFCCWRKGCFHFVNSGGMETIVHLLDCKMQNSPAVVLMLLGVVECATRHGIGCEGFLGWWPRGNESYPDGNSNGYSILLRLLLGKQRHDVASLASYILHRLRVYEVAARYESVVLSLLDNPSRDHVMVAEGIELLVAASSHLKQIAKLINLYEPIEDPSPATFAQKLSILGLPEGFLSYKATIDGITTSKYTFARWDVDLCLLSLLEERGFFPLSAALLSSPVLRSSNDKQADVFMEITTSVEYALLNFLFHRSGLCFLLAHREATELLVLSLQDVEETTKKECMTLRQAAVFLSKGFICHPQEVAMITELHLKVGIAIDLLLATDPHSDELLWILWELCAISRSDSGRQALLVLCHFPEVVSVLLDTLRSYTELEPTVKRNETSPLSLAIFHSAAEIFEIIVTDSSASSLSSWIGHAVELHKALHFSSHGTNRKDAPTRLLEWIDAGVVYHKNGAIGLLRYAAVLASGGDAHLSSSSILVSDTIDVENVIGDLTNNSDAQIVDNLLGKLVSDKYFDGVTLCNSSIVQLTTTFRILAFISDDPVVAASLFEEGAVTLVYVVLVNCKSMVERLSNSYDYLVDDGAEYNTTTDILLDRSHDQSLIDLMIPSLLLLINLLKKLQDAKDQYRNKKLMNALLQLHREVSLKLAACAADLSFPYPSSTVGFSAVCHLLTSSLACWPVFGWTPGLFHCILESVQATSSLALGPKDACSIFCLLGDLFPDEDIWLWKNEMPPLSALRTLSIGTLLGPQAEKDINWHLHPEHTSVLLIRLTPQLDRVGQIVLHFAFSALLVIQDMLRVFIIRIACQKEECAVVLLRPIFSWLDSHIDETSSSEMDTFKVYQLLHFISSLLEHPHAKLLLLKMQALRIMGKVLLRCCNIFKTEGKLSLDSRVPSKNISMLTWSFPVLKSLSLVFTSQSPVKQSPSLEREVDSIINEESFFIVHQILVLLQVLPVGRELLSCLLTFMAIVSCCQGRSALASVVFDKQKRDEGTSDGNMYVANDWRSSPFLSCLIKLAQSLDAKEGSEAVVVDILCSLSLSALHLTAQDDKLDGISILKCLFGLSSDVNHTEDEKLKNVCDTIENLEQKIIDDEDIALLVGKATLCQVKDSLKSMLSLLQGPSSSFGSVSEMSRSDELPLSNIWMLNQDVKEISNEFSTGEFAEKFMWDCVDSSLDRQLTPALSSRRKLALADGPNKRARESLGPEAVGSSALSRGMSIASASSAPTRRDTFRHRKPNTSRPPSMHVDDYVARERNIDGASNGPNAGSSVRGISISGRPPSIHVDEFMARQKERQNTMNTAVGDSSQFKHLMHANSSYSGKPDKPQPMKTDLDDDLQGINIVFDEESESDEQLPFPQPDESLCPPVVIGESSPSLVAADIEGDADETTRLSVEPPSSSRDGSLRAGNPLGKLASMSEVPASQEVHASSENFTGMAGENSSCEQSEESKYVSPNDGSRISIHHLSKTMGFSHHTQNLSPAAPLSSSTLHHSNSPQRGTDGSISSVSHDKSRLLMNQPPLPPMPPPVAASTHILEPAGSHTLPFSNSGRDMQPPIPSGYPPRFFDPQSDNAPSTSSSSFANAQPGVDSKLHWNMTSSSRFRSDSFTSTTSVQSVPPLPPVPPPFSASVNHSSKIFSGSQAQVSNPITNSGAQTHIASNNLNSTNYGALSVSGNSFTSYSLPMFSPPLFINRPASVSGTFFSSSSMQNIQNTSSLSQHFTGSQFALQSVLPRPPPPQPQLPRPAQQLALPNQHLQTQSDQAIQLQQNPVQVQVNQLQVPQQIQVPRVQLYYQTQQQESLLQPTQSMLEQVQQPAQNLQAENSQFQQKDSGMTLQQYFSSPEAIQSLLSDRDKLCQLLEQHPKLMQMLQERLGQQ comes from the exons ATGAAAAAG GCACAAGATATGGGTCGTTCTGAACCATGCATCTTGTTTGCTCAATCATTCGTTCATTCTCAACTCGATGAATATGTTGATGAG GTCATTTTTGCAGAACCTGTTGTCATTACTGCTTGTGAGTTTGTTGAGCAGAATGCATCCCCTTCTGCACCAAATGTATCTCTTATTGG GGCCACTTCACCCCCTTCCTTTGCACTAGAGATTTTTGTTCATTGTGAAGGTGAATCGAGATTTAGGCGCCTTTGCCAGCCTTTTCTTTATtcacactcttcatccaatgTTTTGGAAGTTGAG GCCATAGTTACAAATCATTTGGTTGTCAGGGGAAGTTACCGAAGTCTTACTCTTATTGTTTATGGAAATACTGCTGAAGATCTTGGACAATTTAATATTGGATTTGATATGGACAATTCACTTGCAAATGTTGTTTGTTCCCCATCAGAAGGAAAACTTGAAGATCTTCCACCAGCATTGCATTCAAACAAGTTGTTGTTTGTAGAGCCCACTGCGTCCTTAAAATTCATGAGTTTACCTTTTACTAAATTCAAAGTTTCTCCTCATTTGAAGCAGTTTTTGCTGTTAGCTGTCAAGCTTAGTGAAGTTCCTGATGTGGAAAATCAGCTTTCTGAGATTGTAGGTAATGTTGTATCAGCTGTCCTGTCCTGTGTTAGGAACATGAGTAGCACCAGCACCTTTTACTGGGACCAAAATATGGAATTAGGAATCACTGACTACAAGAGAGATTCAGAGAAATTAAATGATGCTGTTCCTCAGGCTAGTAAAGAACTTCTTGAGCTTGGTAGATTCAAGGGTGTATTTACAGACAATTGGTCACCAGATGATATAGCTGGTTCGGAGACAGCTGAAGCACTTATCTCTGATTTGCTAATTGGCATGTTTAACAAATTTGACACCTTTAAGAGCACTTTAAATGCTGAGTTGCAATTAGTCTCTCAG AACAAACAAATGATTCTACTATTGGGATTGGCTCTTCTCTTTTGCTGTTGGAGAAAGGGATGCTTTCATTTTGTAAATAGCGGTGGCATGGAAACAATTGTTCATTTATTAGACTGCAAGATGCAAAATTCTCCGGCCGTCGTATTAATGTTGCTAGGTGTTGTTGAATGCGCTACTCGGCATGGCATAGGATGCGAAGGATTTTTAGGCTGGTGGCCGCGTGGAAATGAGAGTTACCCAGATGGTAACAGCAATGGTTATTCAATTTTGCTAAGGCTATTGTTGGGGAAGCAACGGCATGATGTTGCTTCTCTTGCATCATATATATTGCACCGTTTGCGGGTCTATGAAGTTGCAGCCAGATATGAG TCTGTAGTATTGTCTCTATTGGATAATCCATCTCGTGATCATGTGATGGTGGCTGAGGGGATTGAATTACTTGTCGCTGCCAGTTCTCATCTTAAGCAAATCGCG AAATTGATAAACCTATATGAGCCTATTGAAGATCCATCACCTGCCACCTTTGCACAAAAATTATCTATTTTGGGGCTACCAGAAGGCTTCTTGTCGTACAAAGCTACTATTGACGGCATAACAACTTCTAAATATACTTTTGCAAGATGGGATGTTGACTTGTGCTTGCTATCACTTCTtgag GAAAGGGGTTTCTTCCCACTCTCAGCAGCCCTCTTATCATCTCCTGTTTTGCGCTCATCAAATGACAAGCAAGCAGATGTTTTTATGGAGATTACAACTTCAGTTGAATATGCTCTTCTTAATTTTCTCTTTCATCGTTCAG GTCTTTGCTTCTTACTTGCTCATCGTGAAGCAACTGAACTTTTGGTTCTTTCTCTTCAAGATGTTGAAGAGACAACAAAAAAAGAGTGCATGACTCTTAGACAGGCAGCAGTTTTTCTATCAAAGGGATTCATTTGTCATCCACAGGAAGTTGCCATGATCACTGAGCTTCATCTCAAAGTG ggaATTGCTATTGATCTGTTGCTTGCAACAGATCCACATTCTGATGAACTTCTGTGGATTCTATGGGAGCTTTGTGCCATTTCCAG GTCTGACTCTGGTCGGCAAGCGTTGTTAGTTCTGTGTCACTTTCCTGAG GTGGTATCAGTTTTGTTGGACACACTGCGATCATACACAGAATTAGAGCCAACTGTTAAAAGAAATG AAACTTCCCCTTTGAGTCTAGCCATCTTCCATTCAGCTGCAGAAATATTTGAAATCATCGTGACAGACTCTTCTGCATCATCCCTCAGTTCTTGGATTGGACATGCTGTGGAACTTCATAAGGCTTTACACTTTTCTTCTCATGGGACCAACAGAAAAGATGCACCCACAAGGTTGCTAGAGTGGATAGATGCTGGTGTTGTTTATCATAAAAATGGGGCTATTGGCCTTCTACGATATGCTGCTGTTTTGGCTTCTGGTGGAGATGCTCATCTTAGTTCGTCTAGTATACTAGTATCTGACACAATTGATGTCGAAAATGTTATTGGTGACTTGACAAACAACTCAGATGCTCAGATTGTTGATAATCTTCTTGGGAAACTTGTCTCGGATAAGTACTTTGATGGAGTTACCCTGTGTAATAGTTCTATAGTTCAACTGACAACAACTTTTCGAATACTGGCATTTATATCAGATGATCCA GTTGTAGCAGCTTCTCTTTTTGAAGAAGGAGCAGTGACTCTTGTATATGTGGTGCTAGTCAATTGCAAATCAATGGTTGAACGATTGTCAAATAGTTATG ATTATCTTGTCGATGATGGCGCAGAATACAATACAACCACTGATATACTCCTGGATAGAAGTCATGATCAGAGTCTCATTGATCTGATGATTCCTTCGCTTCTCTTGCTGATAAATCTTCTTAAGAAATTACAA GACGCTAAAGACCAATATCGCAACAAAAAATTAATGAATGCCCTTTTGCAGTTACACCGAGAAGTAAG TCTGAAATTAGCAGCATGTGCCGCAGATTTGTCATTCCCCTATCCAAGCTCCACTGTTGGTTTTAGTGCTGTTTGTCATCTGCTTACATCGTCACTTGCATGCTGGCCAGTCTTTGGTTGGACACCTGGCCTTTTTCACTGCATTCTCGAGAGTGTTCAGGCAACTTCATCACTTGCTTTGGGTCCAAAAGATGCTTGCAGTATCTTTTGCCTTCTG GGTGATCTATTTCCAGATGAAGACATCtggttgtggaaaaatgaaatgcCTCCGCTAAGCGCACTTCGAACCTTGAGTATTGGGACATTATTAGGCCCTCAAGCAGAAAAAGACATCAACTGGCATTTGCATCCGGAACACACATCAGTTTTACTCATTCGGTTGACACCCCAACTTGACAGAGTTGGCCAAATTGTGTTGCATTTTGCATTTTCT GCTCTACTTGTTATACAAGATATGCTCCGGGTTTTCATTATTCGCATTGCTTGCCAAAAAGAAGAATGTGCAGTTGTCCTGCTGCGCCCAATATTTTCTTGGCTGGATTCTCATATTGATGAAACCTCCTCATCAGAAATGGATACTTTTAAG gtGTATCAGTTACTGCATTTCATTTCTAGTTTGTTGGAACATCCCCACGCCAAG TTGTTATTACTTAAGATGCAGGCATTAAGAATAATGGGAAAAGTTCTTCTAAGATGCTGTAATATATTTAAAACGGAGGGAAAGCTATCTCTTGATAGTAGAGTTCCCTCTAAAAACATTTCTATGCTTACTTGGAGCTTTCCTGTATTAAAGTCTCTGTCATTGGTGTTCACTTCACAATCCCCTGTAAAACAAAGTCCATCACTAGAGAG GGAAGTAGATAGCATCATCAATGAAGAAAGTTTCTTTATTGTACATCAAATCCTTGTACTATTACAG GTTTTACCTGTAGGAAGGGAGTTGCTATCATGTCTTCTCACTTTTATGGCAATAGTTTCATGCTGTCAGGGAAGAAGTGCTCTTGCGTCTGTAGTTTTTGATAAACAAAAACGTGATGAGGGGACTAGTGATGGAAATATGTATGTTGCGAACGATTGGAGAtcttctcctttcctttcttGCTTGATAAAACTTGCCCAGTCATTAGATGCCAAGGAGGGTTCTGAGGCTGTTGTGGTTGATATACTTTGTTCATTGTCTCTGTCTGCATTACATCTAACCGCACAAGATGACAA GTTGGACGGAATCTCGATTTTAAAATGCCTTTTTGGGCTTTCATCTGATGTCAATCATACTGAAGATGAGAAGTTGAAAAATGTGTGTGATACAATTGAAAATTTGGAGCAGAAAATTATTGATGATGAGGATATAGCTCTATTGGTAGGAAAGGCAACACTCTGTCAG GTCAAGGATTCCTTAAAGTCGATGTTATCGTTATTGCAAGGCCCTTCCAGTTCTTTTGGCTCTGTTTCAG AAATGTCAAGGTCTGATGAATTACCATTGTCAAACATTTGGATGTTGAACCAAGATGTTAAAGAAATTAGTAATGAATTTTCTACCGGAGAATTTGCAGAGAAATTCATGTGGGACTGTGTTGATTCTTCTCTTGATAGACAATTGACACCGGCCCTCTCTTCTAGAAGAAAATTGGCTTTGGCAGATGGACCAAACAAACGTGCACGTGAGAGCCTTGGGCCTGAAGCGGTTGGATCTAGTGCATTGTCTCGAGGAATGAGTATTGCTAGTGCTTCTTCAGCACCTACGCGGCGAGACACATTTCGCCATAGGAAGCCTAACACCAGTAGACCGCCTTCCATGCATGTTGATGATTATGTTGCTAGGGAGAGAAACATTGACGGTGCAAGTAATGGACCAAATGCAGGAAGTTCTGTTCGTGGGATTTCCATTAGTGGAAGACCTCCGTCGATACATGTGGATGAATTTATGGCAAGACAAAAGGAGCGCCAAAACACTATGAACACAGCAGTCGGTGATAGCTCACAGTTCAAGCACTTGATGCATGCCAATTCCAGCTATTCTGGTAAGCCAGATAAACCACAGCCAATGAAGACAGATCTAGACGATGATCTTCAAGGGATCAATATTGTGTTTGATGAGGAATCAGAATCTGACGAACAATTACCATTCCCTCAACCAGACGAAAGTTTGTGTCCCCCTGTTGTCATTGGAGAAAGTTCGCCAAGTTTGGTTGCTGCAGATATTGAAGGTGATGCAGACGAGACAACTCGGCTTTCTGTAGAACCACCTTCATCAAGTAGAGATGGAAGCTTACGTGCTGGTAATCCTTTAGGGAAATTAGCTTCAATGTCTGAAGTTCCAGCGTCTCAAGAAGTGCATGCTTCTTCAGAGAACTTTACTGGCATGGCTGGTGAAAATTCTTCTTGTGAGCAATCTGAGGAATCAAAATATGTGTCTCCTAATGATGGGTCAAGAATTTCTATTCACCATCTGTCAAAGACTATGGGATTTTCACACCACACACAGAATCTATCCCCTGCTGCACCTTTGTCATCCTCAACACTTCATCATAGTAACAGCCCACAGAGAGGTACTGACGGTTCCATATCTTCTGTATCACATGACAAATCAAGACTTCTAATGAACCAGCCTCCTTTGCCCCCAATGCCCCCTCCTGTTGCTGCATCAACTCACATTTTAGAGCCTGCTGGAAGCCACACATTGCCTTTCTCAAACAGTGGAAGGGATATGCAACCTCCAATCCCTTCAGGATACCCTCCACGATTTTTTGAT CCTCAATCAGATAATGCACCATCAACTAGCAGTAGTTCATTTGCAAATGCTCAGCCTGGTGTTGATTCCAAGTTACATTGGAATATGACGTCTAGCAGTAGATTTCGTTCTGACAGCTTTACTTCTACTACCTCAGTACAATCAGTGCCGCCTCTCCCTCCTGTGCCACCACCATTCTCTGCTTCAGTTAATCATTCATCTAAAATATTTTCTGGTTCCCAGGCTCAAGTTAGCAATCCAATAACCAATTCCGGAGCCCAGACTCATATAGCTTCCAATAACCTGAATAGCACAAATTATGGAGCTTTGTCTGTATCTGGAAATAGCTTCACATCTTATTCGTTACCTATGTTTTCACCTCCTTTATTTATAAACCGGCCTGCTTCTGTATCTGGGACATTTTTCAGTTCATCGTCGATGCAGAATATCCAAAACACATCTAGCCTTTCACAACATTTTACTGGCTCTCAGTTTGCTTTGCAGTCTGTACTACcccggccaccaccacctcaaCCACAATTGCCACGCCCTGCTCAGCAACTTGCACTGCCCAATCAACATTTGCAAACCCAATCTGATCAAGCCATACAGCTTCAGCAAAATCCTGTCCAAGTTCAGGTTAATCAATTGCAGGTTCCCCAGCAAATTCAGGTTCCACGAGTACAACTTTATTATCAAACACAACAACAGGAATCTCTCTTGCAACCCACGCAGTCAATGCTTGAGCAAGTTCAACAACCGGCTCAAAATCTCCAAGCTGAAAATTCCCAATTTCAACAAAAAGattcagggatgactttgcagcaatatttttcttctcccgaagcCATCCAG TCCTTGCTGAGTGACCGGGACAAGCTTTGCCAGCTTTTGGAGCAGCATCCAAAGTTAATGCAAATGCTTCAG GAACGACTAGGCCAACAGTAG